One Streptomyces sp. NBC_00554 DNA segment encodes these proteins:
- a CDS encoding DUF445 domain-containing protein produces MERTKPEEAGADAEKQHALPDAATNRQGTPGVGARRTMTTFSPADEEKQRGVRRMKLTAVGLLLFVAVVYVLAKWASNEGAGPWAGYVAAAAEAGMVGALADWFAVTALFRRPLGLPIPHTAIIPTKKDQLGVSLGEFVGENFLSEEVVRGRLRAVGIGSRLGAWLAEPDHADRVTAELATALRGALTVLRDSDVQAVVGEAITRRADAAEIAPGIGKMLEKIVADGGHKRVVDLVCVRAHDWLVLHDEQVMDAVQGGAPGWTPRFVDKRVGERVYKELLRFVTEMRDAPSHPARGALDRFLTDFASDLQSDTDTRARVERLKGEVLGRGEVQDLIASAWTAVRSMIVSAAEDERSELRLRVRASLLSLGARMAVEPKLQAKVDSWVEGAAVYVVTTYRREITSLITDTVAGWDAEHTTRKIEANIGRDLQFIRINGTVVGSLAGLAIYAVSRALGA; encoded by the coding sequence ATGGAACGTACGAAACCGGAAGAAGCGGGCGCGGACGCAGAAAAGCAGCATGCCCTGCCGGACGCCGCCACTAACCGACAGGGCACGCCCGGCGTCGGCGCGCGCCGCACGATGACCACCTTCAGCCCCGCCGACGAGGAGAAACAGCGGGGCGTACGCCGGATGAAGCTGACGGCCGTCGGCCTGCTGCTCTTCGTGGCGGTCGTGTACGTCCTCGCCAAGTGGGCGTCGAACGAGGGCGCGGGGCCCTGGGCCGGATATGTCGCCGCGGCCGCCGAGGCCGGCATGGTCGGCGCGCTCGCCGACTGGTTCGCGGTCACGGCCCTCTTCCGCCGCCCGCTGGGCCTGCCCATCCCGCACACGGCGATCATCCCCACCAAGAAGGACCAGCTGGGCGTCTCGCTCGGTGAGTTCGTCGGGGAGAACTTCCTCTCCGAGGAGGTCGTACGAGGCCGGCTGCGCGCCGTCGGAATCGGCAGCCGTCTCGGTGCCTGGCTCGCCGAACCTGACCACGCCGACCGGGTGACGGCGGAGCTGGCCACCGCGCTCCGGGGGGCGCTGACCGTCCTGCGCGACTCCGACGTGCAAGCGGTGGTCGGCGAGGCGATCACCCGGCGCGCCGACGCCGCCGAGATCGCGCCCGGCATAGGAAAGATGCTGGAGAAGATCGTCGCGGACGGCGGTCACAAGCGGGTCGTGGACCTGGTCTGCGTACGCGCCCACGACTGGCTCGTACTCCACGACGAGCAGGTCATGGACGCGGTGCAGGGCGGCGCCCCCGGCTGGACCCCCCGGTTCGTCGACAAGAGGGTCGGCGAGCGGGTCTACAAGGAGCTCCTCCGCTTCGTCACCGAGATGCGCGACGCCCCCTCCCACCCGGCCCGCGGCGCCCTCGACCGCTTCCTCACCGACTTCGCCTCCGACCTCCAGTCCGACACCGACACCCGCGCCCGGGTGGAGCGCCTCAAGGGCGAGGTCCTCGGCCGCGGCGAGGTCCAGGACCTGATCGCCTCCGCCTGGACCGCCGTACGGTCGATGATCGTGTCCGCCGCGGAGGACGAGCGCAGCGAACTGCGGCTGCGGGTGCGGGCGTCACTGCTGTCGCTGGGGGCCCGGATGGCGGTGGAGCCCAAGCTCCAGGCCAAGGTCGACAGCTGGGTCGAGGGCGCGGCGGTGTACGTCGTGACGACGTACCGGCGTGAGATCACCTCCCTGATCACCGACACGGTCGCGGGCTGGGACGCCGAGCACACGACCAGGAAGATCGAGGCCAACATCGGGCGCGACCTGCAGTTCATCCGGATCAACGGAACGGTGGTGGGTTCGCTGGCGGGGCTGGCGATCTACGCGGTGTCGAGGGCGCTGGGGGCGTGA